One region of Drosophila subobscura isolate 14011-0131.10 chromosome J, UCBerk_Dsub_1.0, whole genome shotgun sequence genomic DNA includes:
- the LOC117893454 gene encoding solute carrier family 22 member 3-like yields MLKLQPELDVVREKPESTSNTEDSQLDTIIVQIGQFGRFQITNYLLLCLPIICNAFYSISYIFTAGIMDHRCNITQCDSLDSSYSASFLDFTTPNSHGAWAQCEHFAFSSDIDTVTAAAACNESNFNQSRLISCEAGIKLAEDEHTIASEFGIFCADQWKLSMVGTVNNIGQFVGIPLGGYLADRYGRKTLLVISGILSAFAGLARSHAPNYYIFLGFEFLDMAVGSTLFPTAFLMALELVGPKHRVLAATSITLTYGLAEAALGYLADYIRDWRVLLRVLYTPALLHLIFICLLPESVRWLLSQSKELDAMNILRKVARVNRKAVSEQQLSELMRSNRKLVAQSTAAGGHYSMRQIVNALGWRIAQCCFVWFTHTFIALGLSLNSSELSGSKFENFSMMGFIQLPGSLLGTMIMHRIGRRWALTSCMACCTIFLLAVPALQEVYPVTSSVLYFMAKMTSTGSFVILYFFTSEIFPTSCRNSLLSFCSMVGRFGSMLAPQTPLLIPYYKYSPHFLFAIFGFVCACLTLYFPETTNKALPTTLEEARSLDRNMPKPPATKSAV; encoded by the exons ATGCTTAAGTTGCAGCCCGAGCTGGACGTGGTCCGGGAAAAGCCAGAGTCGACATCCAACACGGAGGACAGCCAACTGGATACGATTATCGTTCAGATTGGACAGTTTGGTCGCTTCCAGATCACCAACTATCTGCTACTCTGCCTGCCCATCATTTGCAATGCCTTCTACTCAATCTCGTACATATTCACCGCCGGTATTATGGACCACAG ATGCAATATTACCCAGTGCGACAGCCTGGACAGCAGCTACTCTGCTTCATTTTTAGACTTCACGACCCCAAACAGCCATGGCGCATGGGCTCAGTGTGAGCACTTTGCATTCAGCTCTGACATTGACACTgtaactgcagctgcagcgtgcAATGAAAGCAATTTTAATCAGAGTCGCCTGATCAGCTGTGAGGCAGGCATCAAGCTGGCAGAAGACGAACATACCATAGCAAGCGAG TTTGGAATCTTTTGCGCCGATCAGTGGAAGCTCTCGATGGTGGGCACAGTCAATAACATAGGACAGTTTGTGGGTATACCCCTTGGAGGATATTTAGCAGATCG ATATGGTCGCAAAACCCTCCTCGTCATAAGTGGAATTCTCAGCGCTTTCGCCGGACTGGCACGCTCCCATGCCCCAAACTATTACATTTTCCTTGGCTTCGAGTTCCTGGACATGGCCGTGGGCAGCACTCTCTTTCCCACCGCCTTCCTAATGGCCCTCGAGCTGGTTGGCCCGAAGCACCgcgtgctggctgccacttcaATCACCCTCACCTATGGTTTGGCCGAGGCTGCCCTGGGCTACCTGGCCGACTACATCAGGGATTGGCGGGTACTGCTTCGCGTGCTTTACACCCCGGCACTGCTGCACTTGATCTTtatctgcctgctgccggaGAGTGTGCGCTGGCTGCTTAGCCAGTCCAAGGAACTGGACGCCATGAACATTCTGCGCAAAGTGGCCCGGGTAAATCGAAAAGCCGtgtcggagcagcagctgagtgAGTTGATGCGCTCCAACCGCAAGCTCGTGGCTCAGTCCACGGCCGCAGGAGGCCACTACAGCATGCGGCAGATTGTTAATGCTCTGGGCTGGCGCATTGCCCAGTGCTGCTTCGTGTGGTTCACCCACACCTTTATTGCCCTCGGCTTGAGCCTGAACTCCAGCGAGCTTTCGGGCAGCAAGTTCGAGAACTTCAGCATGATGGGGTTCATACAGCTGCCCGGCTCCCTTCTGGGCACAATGATAATGCATCGCATTGGCCGTCGCTGGGCTCTGACCTCATGCATGGCCTGTTGCACAATCTTTCTACTGGCTGTGCCTGCCCTGCAGGAAG TTTACCCGGTTACCTCCTCAGTGCTATATTTCATGGCCAAGATGACTTCAACGGGCAGCTTTGTGATTTTGTACTTCTTCACCTCTGAGATCTTCCCCACGAGCTGCCGGAACAGTCTGCTCTCCTTCTGCTCGATGGTTGGTCGCTTTGGATCCATGCTGGCTCCCCAAACTCCTCTGCTG ATTCCCTACTACAAGTACTCTCCCCACTTtctctttgccatttttggctttgtctgCGCCTGCCTCACGCTGTACTTTCCGGAAACCACAAACAAGGCACTGCCCACTACGCTGGAGGAGGCACGCTCCCTCGACAGAAACATGCCAAAGCCCCCGGCAACAAAAAGTGCCGTTTAA
- the LOC117893453 gene encoding uncharacterized protein LOC117893453, whose amino-acid sequence MVKILQAYNFARQQTYALNGEILAASLIGNNRIAISSAEQFIEIYDIAGKQQQQEDVTGDGDDGQAISGDAAGGGDERLPVRNTLATVGEVVQLIYCESGKYLLTLEKEQAGSPVHSSSTISCTSSSNSNTVCSEDDTKMFVRIYANFWKFPDSKLNELPITIRIASMTTPKTPLIESIDVIELPLRSPPELVQCCQTSGNIIVSSRDRIYLYEYTQCVHENTQPRFAFIDFLPFKFFVQLNFVPMRLCLAENVIACLSHRYCVAFKVIDALANSKTTAGQELSCLDNDYGGGAGGDEPLSESLSLGSKASASGGVVSSTHSQQSCESDSMQSTSSGKAPLAMNGALPGRSPLDFNVAKLVNNAYGREFEPELRSQWDQSDNGGSCGKNGASEDNQDITITPQRAGDIKIKLVNEAKAMNVRGIAGGNHLEDASVQYDVRKLLQICMKTSEHQPRILDILRCLDLKAIYQRSGQGTDLEDDEYDMGNQQVPSAVTTFKHVNRRTLKSSQHQRCIGHALLVASSVDGYLYQFSAQGKWYSENEKPVASYSFTAPVIQVHINDYVVFAVTSESVETHTSRIGHKLFHNRFEYPSIGGIFPEESAPDITTPIAVVGLAAFMHVQFVCVNRDQLVLITNAALELHKRRSTGEVATTTVAVKRNIAARLLAEAKAKHSSLLRSSSAAQSSTVTNEWTLYNLEVPRVEHVIEDLEGIADSYRSASSSNFYDLMEEAHVMLRLSLTLQGERVGTEREQLLRKMFTANCRKLADFSIRSSRQEVYLQATGFYKMCQIQLVDIYNNYIQQFMDNEEDVETAELAGLIYTVKLFLLSLGTDRLRSAFLNQTVRPYFTPARVLQQGYKQVPISLEFLNMFIKHAPVDIPQIMLCSPVVADTMSGELINYLKYLNTLSPDENLLLAVTACRMSNYLLAQEVIAKSTRRTLAMALIKHKNVLFDDSTVIYQRRQQQQADQQQTSNSRKKTRRGGGKCKPPSVSTPTQNAIVSFSDFCETILLANEQPALIEAISDAFIHALCIEHSLTLDVLLQLFLNYIASHIGQKGYQTSQKVFVSILQVYYYDLYDVSSSLQPQEIRSQTPPQLDDDYDEECSSSRAPSLHSEADAQSLSSSCASSAQEERSASLSINGRQQRIVYDQLQEQQSSPFQKRNSNASLSQPQPDDDLAITNLKGLKILFRMYMGRLKSLSDLITDLQSADVEQQSSREDFLNLRMECISYMVGMAPNYCPKPMVRNPNDPLAGKLIYVPFIPDYKLPEGEEYDRHIKSYIRPIPCLLERPQYLNRLPPFERSDFSYPSKDEGEFKVRFVSWHNELLTLTLKIQSLLASSKVDREIISEFLAFIQKTPHLMGIDSFLVIILPKNLAINYMLSFCPAYLWQYGKSCGFTPKHWESLLRKILSKQDALPNWKVHITEILNNLVAELSFEELLQCFPSEVIQNRNTAQYFAKEFAETCVLYEHEELVFKGPEESAEGRDHLPMDNIDEDNVFELTLRKAVAKQRSIALRSMIESTGTQLFDATSNPMYNL is encoded by the exons ATGGTGAAGATCCTGCAGGCCTACAACTTTGCCAGGCAGCAGACGTATGCCCTCAATGGCGAGATCCTGGCAGCTAGTCTGATTGGCAACAATCGGATTGCCATCAGCAGCGCGGAGCAGTTCATAGAGATCTATGACATTGccgggaagcagcagcagcaggaggatgtAACTGGCGATGGAGATGACGGGCAGGCAATCAGTGGagatgctgctggaggaggagatgaGCGCCTGCCGGTAAGAAACACGCTAGCCACCGTTGGCGAGGTGGTGCAGTTGATCTATTGCGAATCGG GCAAGTATCTGCTGACGCTGGAAAAGGAGCAGGCTGGCAGCCCAGTGCACTCATCCTCGACCATTAGCTGCACTtcgagcagcaacagcaatacgGTTTGCTCCGAGGATGACACCAAGATGTTTGTCCGAATCTACGCCAACTTCTGGAAGTTCCCCGATAGCAAGCTCAACGAGCTGCCCATCACCATCAGGATAGCCTCGATGACAACGCCGAAGACGCCGCTGATCGAGAGCATCGATGTGATTGAGCTGCCGTTGCGCAGTCCCCCCGAGCTGGTTCAGTGCTGTCAGACCTCTGGCAACATCATAGTGAGCAGCAGGGACAGGATCTATCTGTACGAGTACACGCAGTGTGTCCACGAGAACACTCAGCCCCGATTCGCATTCATCGATTTTCTGCCCTTCAAGTTCTTTGTGCAGCTGAACTTTGTGCCAATGCGCCTGTGCCTGGCGGAGAATGTCATCGCATGCCTCAGTCACCGATACTGTGTGGCTTTCAAGGTGATTGACGCTCTGGCAAACAGCAAGACAACCGCCGGGCAGGAGCTGAGCTGTTTGGACAATGACTATGGCGGAGGTGCCGGTGGAGACGAGCCGCTCTCGGAGTCCTTGAGCTTGGGCAGCAAGGCGAGTGCCAGCGGAGGAGTGGTTAGCTCCACCCACAGTCAGCAGAGTTGTGAGAGCGACTCCATGCAGTCGACAAGCAGTGGCAAAGCTCCCTTGGCAATGAATGGAGCCCTGCCCGGACGATCTCCGTTGGACTTTAACGTCGCCAAGCTGGTGAACAACGCGTATGGGCGCGAGTTTGAGCCGGAGCTTCGTTCACAGTGGGATCAGAGCGATAATGGTGGCAGCTGTGGAAAGAATGGTGCGTCAGAGGACAACCAGGACATCACTATCACACCCCAGCGAGCCGGGGATATCAAAATCAAACTCGTCAACGAAGCCAAGGCCATGAATGTGCGTGGCATCGCAGGGGGCAATCATCTGGAGGACGCCTCGGTGCAATATGATGTGAGAAAGCTGCTGCAGATCTGCATGAAAACATCCGAGCATCAGCCCAGAATTCTGGACATTTTGCGCTGCTTGGATCTGAAGGCAATCTACCAGAGGAGTGGCCAGGGGACAGACCTGGAGGACGATGAGTACGATATGGGCAACCAGCAGGTGCCCAGTGCCGTCACGACCTTCAAGCACGTCAATCGCAGGACCCTCAAGTCTTCGCAGCATCAACGGTGCATAGGCCATGCTCTCctggtggccagcagcgtgGACGGCTACCTGTATCAGTTCTCCGCTCAGGGGAAATGGTACAGTGAGAACGAGAAGCCCGTGGCCAGCTATAGCTTCACAGCTCCCGTCATCCAGGTGCACATCAACGATTATGTGGTCTTTGCGGTCACCTCGGAGTCTGTGGAGACGCACACCTCGCGCATAGGCCACAAGCTCTTCCACAATCGCTTCGAGTATCCCTCGATTGGTGGCATCTTCCCCGAGGAGTCGGCACCAGACATTACCACGCCCATCGCTGTCGTGGGTCTCGCTGCCTTCATGCACGTTCAGTTTGTCTGCGTGAATCGGGACCAGCTGGTGCTCATCACCAACGCCGCACTGGAGCTGCACAAGCGTCGCAGCACGGGAGAAGTGGCCACAACAACGGTTGCGGTCAAGCGGAATATTGCTGCCAGACTGCTGGCCGAAGCAAAGGCCAAGCACAGCAGCCTtctgaggagcagcagcgctgctCAGTCCTCAACGGTCACCAATGAGTGGACCCTCTACAACCTGGAGGTGCCCCGAGTGGAGCACGTTATCGAGGATCTCGAGGGCATTGCCGATTCGTATCGCAGTGCGAGCAGCTCGAATTTCTATGATCTCATGGAGGAGGCTCATGTCATGTTGCGCCTGAGCCTCACATTGCAGGGCGAGCGGGTGGGCACGGAGCGCGAGCAGCTGCTGAGGAAAATGTTTACAGCAAACTGTAGAAAATTGGCCGACTTCTCAATACG TTCCAGTAGGCAAGAGGTCTATCTGCAGGCAACGGGTTTCTACAAGATGTGCCAGATACAACTGGTGGACATTTACAACAACTACATTCAGCAGTTCATGGACAACGAGGAAGATGTGGAAACAGCCGAATTGGCGGGCCTCATCTACACTGTGAAACTGTTCCTACTTAGCCTGGGAACAGATCGCTTGAGGTCCGCTTTCCTGAACCAGACTGTGCGGCCCTACTTCACCCCGGCCCGAGTGTTACAGCAGGGGTACAAGCAGGTGCCTATTTCGCTGGAGTTTCTCAATATGTTCATCAAGCACGCCCCGGTGGATATACCACAGATCATGCTGTGCTCCCCCGTAGTGGCGGACACCATGAGCGGAGAGCTCATCAACTATCTCAAATACTTGAACACGCT TTCACCCGATGAAAACCTACTGCTGGCTGTGACTGCTTGCCGCATGTCCAATTATCTGCTGGCCCAGGAAGTCATAGCAAAGTCGACCAGGCGAACCTTGGCCATGGCTTTGATCAAGCACAAGAATGTGCTCTTTGACGACAGCACTGTGATCTAtcagcgacggcagcagcagcaggctgaccagcagcagacatCAAACTCCAGGAAGAAAACCCGTCGAGGCGGTGGGAAATGCAAGCCCCCAAGTGTCTCCACGCCCACGCAAAATGCCATCGTATCCTTTTCGGACTTTTGTGAAACCATTCTGCTGGCCAACGAGCAGCCCGCCCTCATTGAGGCCATCAGCGATGCCTTCATTCACGCACTTTGCATCGAACACAGCCTGACTTTGGATGTGCTGCTTCAACTCTTCCTCAACTACATTGCCTCGCACATTGGTCAGAAGGGCTATCAGACCTCTCAAAAGGTTTTTGTCAGTATTCTGCAAGTGTATTATTATGATCTCTACGATGTGAGTTCGTCGCTGCAGCCTCAAGAGATTCGGTCGCAGACGCCGCCCCAGCTGGATGACGATTATGACGAAGAGTGCAGCAGCTCTCGGGCTCCATCGCTGCACAGCGAGGCGGATGCCCAGTCGCTGTCCAGCTCGTGTGCCAGCTCGGCGCAAGAAGAGAGATCGGCGAGCCTATCGAtcaatggcaggcagcagcgtaTAGTCTACGATCAGCTGCAGGAACAGCAGTCGTCGCCATTCCAGAAGCGTAACTCAAATGCCTCGCTTTCGCAACCCCAGCCGGACGACGATCTGGCCATTACCAATCTCAAGGGCCTTAAGATCCTCTTCCGCATGTACATGGGCCGACTAAAGTCACTCAGTGATCTCATTACGGATCTTCAATCCGCGGATGTGGAGCAGCAGTCGAGTCGTGAAGATTTCCTCAACCTGCGCATGGAGTGCATCTCCTATATGGTGGGCATGGCTCCGAACTACTGTCCCAAGCCAATGGTGAGGAATCCCAACGATCCCCTGGCCGGCAAGTTGATCTACGTTCCATTCATACCCGACTACAAACTGCCTGAGGGCGAGGAATACGACCGCCACATCAAATCCTATATACGACCCATTCCTTGTCTGCTGGAGCGTCCTCAGTATCTGAACCGCTTGCCGCCCTTTGAACGCAGCGACTTCAGCTATCCCAGCAAGGACGAGGGCGAGTTCAAGGTCCGCTTTGTTAGCTGGCACAACGAGCTGCTGACCCTGACCCTGAAGATTCAAAGTCTGCTGGCCTCCAGCAAAGTGGATCGAGAGATTATATCGGAGTTTTTGGCCTTCATTCAAAAGACGCCACACTTGATGGGCATAGATAGCTTTTTGGTGATCATATTGCCAAAGAACTTGGCCATTAACTACATGCTGAGCTTCTGTCCCGCCTATCTATGGCAGTATGGAAAG TCTTGCGGCTTTACACCCAAACACTGGGAGAGTCTATTGCGCAAAATTCTCAGCAAGCAAGATGCTTTGCCCAACTGGAAAGTCCACATAACAG AGATCCTTAACAATCTGGTGGCTGAGCTGAGCTTTGAGGAGCTGCTTCAGTGCTTTCCCAGCGAGGTTATTCAAAATCGGAATACAGCGCAATACTTTGCCAAGGAATTTGCTGAAACCTGCGTTCTCTATGAGCACGAGGAGCTCGTCTTCAAGGGTCCGGAGGAGTCTGCCGAGGGCAGGGACCATCTGCCCATGGACAACATCGACGAGGATAATGTGTTCGAACTCACACTGCGCAAGGCAGTGGCCAAACAACGAAGCATTGCCCTAAGGTCCATGATCGAGTCGACGGGGACACAGTTGTTCGATGCTACCAGCAATCCCATGTACAATCTGTAA
- the LOC117894418 gene encoding DNA polymerase eta → MSTTRSHVSMQNKYDRVVLLVDMDCFFCQVEEKQQPEYRNRPLAVVQYNKWRGGGIIAVNYAARAKGVTRHMRGDEAKELCTEIVLCEVPNIREKADTGKYRDAGKEVANVLQRFTQLLERASVDEAYLDITDTVNLRMKQLQSGAFALKPQELVNTFAVGYTNIGDYVNKITNRFANPYIDDERFQLAYDQNDLPAVRQSDIRLLIGASIAGEVRAAVKKDTGYDCSAGIAHNKILAKLAAGLNKPNKQTILPLAEIPGLFDSLPVGKIKGLGGKFGEVLCETLGITFLGQLVKYTEAELQRKFDEKNGSWLFYICRGIDLEAVTPRFYSKSIGCCKKFPGRNNITGLKSLQHWLGELSTEINDRLDKDFMENNRKAKQMVVQYVQDINGEEVASSRSTSINNYDQETLAKLALDLIKSNTKTFLKPGSDAALNNSVKFLGMSVGKFETISKSQNSLQNMFANQAAKNRRVSGEEAVQQPKVQVEVKPKPTEDSKMKSFFANYLQGAKKEEKKPADPAPVEDTPKVSAGAPPKKSFFEEYKEKLKAVSTTEGAAEGSSSTQTSTPPELKGSFFANYLKQQNASKEQHIEAAAEGQGDKEQTKTQELEAAADNSSDMQGLAEELDAIEASHSQDFDEDTIEDETLTSKANTSVPPEEPTSTYQPLTEEELKPSTSKRKFDHLNSSSTSSYKECYAEYAVPEIRHDLLPMVKCDQCGAKIPDDVKALQTHRDHHFAQELSRQLRTEQREKRQLSPMKTSPKPTPPKKQKKSVGSASGGSSSSSTAPANSIAKFFSAKPPVEPPSSNIPTQQCPECKAYIKIECMPEHLDYHVARSLQRELNQQDLRTRAAALGKQNSSPGQAKKHQKQKQLNATIANTSGRGGSKPITQFFTQTN, encoded by the exons atgaGCACAACTCGCAGCCATGTTAGCATGCAAAACAAATACGACCGGGTGGTCCTGCTGGTGGACATGGACTGCTTCTTCTGCCaggtggaggagaagcagcagcccgAGTACCGCAACAGGCCCCTGGCCGTCGTGCAGTACAACAAATGGCGTGGAGGCGGCATCATTGCCGTCAATTACGCAGCTCGGGCCAAAGGAGTGACGCGCCACATGCGTGGGGACGAGGCGAAAGAGCTGTGCACCGAAATCGTGCTCTGCGAAGTGCCGAACATCCGGGAAAAGGCGGACACGGGCAAATATCGCGATGCTGGCAAGGAAGTAGCCAATGTTCTGCAGCGCTTCACGCAGCTCCTCGAGCGTGCTTCTGTGGATGAGGCGTACCTGGACATCACGGACACAGTGAATCTCCGCATGAAGCAGTTGCAGAGT GGAGCCTTTGCGTTGAAGCCCCAGGAACTGGTCAACACCTTTGCCGTTGGCTATACGAACATTGGGGACTATGTCAACAAGATAACGAATCGGTTTGCCAATCCCTACATTGACGATGAACGTTTTCAACTCGCCTACGACCAAAACGACTTGCCCGCCGTCCGCCAGAGCGATATTCGTCTCCTGATCGGAGCCTCCATAGCTGGAGAGGTGCGTGCAGCAGTCAAAAAGGATACTGGCTATGATTGCTCTGCGGGCATAGCTCACAACAAGATCCTAGCTAAGCTGGCGGCAGGCTTGAACAAGCCCAACAAACAGACCATTCTACCGCTGGCGGAGATCCCGGGGCTGTTCGATTCGTTGCCAGTGGGAAAGATCAAGGGTTTGGGCGGAAAGTTTGGCGAGGTGCTCTGCGAGACTCTGGGCATCACATTTCTAGGGCAATTGGTTAAATACACCGAGGCAGAGCTTCAGCGAAAGTTTGATGAAAAGAATGG CTCTTGGTTGTTCTACATCTGTCGCGGAATCGATCTGGAGGCGGTGACTCCACGCTTCTACTCCAAGAGCATTGGCTGCTGCAAGAAGTTTCCCGGACGGAACAACATCACTGGCTTAAAGTCGCTGCAGCACTGGCTGGGGGAGCTGTCCACCGAAATCAATGATAGGCTGGATAAGGATTTCATGGAAAACAACCGAAAGGCCAAGCAGATGGTGGTCCAGTACGTCCAGGACATTAATGGAGAGGAGGTGGCCAGTTCTAGGTCCACCTCCATAAATAACTACGATCAGGAAACGTTGGCCAAGCTGGCTCTGGATCTGATTAAGTCGAATACGAAAACGTTCCTTAAACCTGGAAGCGATGCAGCTCTAAATAATTCGGTCAAGTTCCTTGGAATGAGCGTGGGAAAGTTTGAGACCATTTCCAAATCTCAAAATAGCCTGCAGAATATGTTCGCCAATCAGGCGGCGAAAAACAGGCGAGTGAGTGGCGAGGAGGCTGTGCAGCAGCCGAAAGTCCAGGTGGAAGTCAAGCCCAAGCCTACGGAAGACTCCAAAATGAAGAGTTTTTTTGCCAACTATTTGCAAGGAGCcaagaaagaagagaagaagccCGCTGACCCTGCTCCTGTGGAAGATACCCCTAAAGTATCAGCAGGAGCGCCGCCCAAAAAGAGTTTTTTCGAAGAGTacaaagaaaaactgaaagcCGTTTCCACGActgaaggagctgctgaagGGTCCTCGTCCACGCAGACATCCACGCCGCCAGAGTTGAAGGGAAGCTTTTTTGCCAACTAcctaaagcaacaaaatgcgTCCAAGGAACAGCACATTGAGGCGGCTGCCGAAGGTCAAGGGGATAAGGAACAGACTAAGACACAGGAGCTCGAGGCTGCAGCCGATAATAGTTCAGACATGCAGGGACTGGCCGAAGAACTGGACGCAATTGAGGCTAGCCATTCCCAGGACTTCGATGAAGATACCATCGAAGATGAAACCCTCACATCAAAGGCAAACACCAGTGTGCCACCAGAGGAACCAACCTCAACGTATCAGCCACTCACGGAAGAAGAGCTCAAGCCATCCACATCCAAGCGTAAATTTGATCACCTCAACAGCTCCTCGACAAGCAGCTATAAGGAGTGCTATGCCGAGTACGCCGTGCCCGAGATACGACACGATCTCCTGCCCATGGTCAAGTGCGATCAGTGCGGAGCCAAAATTCCCGACGATGTGAAGGCCCTGCAGACACATCGCGATCATCACTTTGCCCAGGAATTGAGTCGCCAATTGAGAACCGAGCAGCGTGAGAAGAGACAACTCAGCCCCATGAAGACTTCGCCCAAGCCGACGCcgcccaaaaagcaaaagaagtcTGTTGGCTCGGCCAGTGGAggctcctcgtcctcctccactGCTCCCGCCAACAGCATAGCCAAGTTCTTCAGTGCGAAGCCACCTGTAGAGCCGCCTTCGAGCAACATTCCCACTCAACAATGCCCCGAATGCAAGGCCTACATCAAGATCGAATGTATGCCCGAGCACTTGGACTATCACGTGGCCAGGAGTCTCCAGCGAGAACTCAACCAGCAGGATCTGCgcactcgagcagcagcactcggcAAGCAGAACAGCTCTCCGGGCCAGGCCAAGAAGCaccagaagcaaaagcagctgaATGCCACCATAGCCAACACCTCCGGCAGGGGCGGCAGCAAGCCGATTACCCAGTTCTTTACACAAACCAattaa
- the LOC117894422 gene encoding solute carrier family 22 member 3, whose product MAASEAPPAEAVVEVQPPAQPPPPKDPEEVTLDAILKHLGQFGRFQLMIFMLICLPMMFHAMFSVTYVFTASTVTHRCHITECDSPESAYIEPWTEFSIPRNGKDLDQCNRYNNDQLPQWNQSAGEDICQAEHYGAQTESCPDNKFVFRDKELTISNDFGIYCDEEWKLSLVGTINNVGQFFGIPIGGYVADRYGRSFSIALGGIMGAVLGIVRSYSPSYIWFLIFEFLDNMTSSTLYSTCFVIGIELVGPKRRVLACSVITVFYAVGEVALAMFAKAFPDWRILLRITYMPSLILLAYFWILPESVRWLLSQGKEDRAKGILRRAAKVNKRKLSDSLLDKLILANRDKLEQSAESRFPIREAFKNFKWRIANCSFCWIVHVLVYYGLSLNVVLLDGNKYNNFAYIALVEIPGFFLPLLIMDRFGRRFSLCGLMIFSGVCCIGTIFAGADQPVLQLVLFLVGKLTITASFQVLYFFASEIYPTNLRNSLLSFCSMMGRFGSMLAPKRRFWPSIMPVLQPCSLRAQPY is encoded by the exons ATGGCAGCCAGTGAAGCGCCACCGGCAGAGGCGGTTGTGGAGGTGCAACCACCGgcgcagccaccgccaccaaaGGATCCGGAAGAAGTGACCCTGGATGCCATACTGAAGCACTTGGGTCAGTTTGGACGCTTCCAGCTGATGATCTTTATGCTGATCTGCCTGCCCATGATGTTCCACGCCATGTTCTCAGTGACGTATGTCTTCACCGCCAGCACTGTGACGCACAG ATGTCACATTACAGAGTGCGATTCGCCCGAGAGCGCCTACATCGAGCCTTGGACTGAGTTCAGCATTCCCCGGAACGGCAAGGATCTGGACCAGTGCAACCGCTACAACAACGACCAGCTGCCCCAGTGGAACCAGTCCGCGGGGGAGGACATATGCCAAGCCGAGCATTATGGCGCACAAACAGAATCTTGTCCCGACAATAAATTCGTATTCCGCGATAAGGAGCTAACCATTTCCAATGAC TTTGGCATTTACTGCGATGAAGAATGGAAATTGTCGCTGGTCGGCACCATCAACAACGTGGGACAGTTCTTTGGCATTCCGATTGGCGGATATGTGGCAGATCG CTATGGACGCAGCTTTTCCATCGCCCTGGGCGGCATTATGGGCGCCGTGCTGGGCATCGTTCGCTCCTACTCGCCCAGCTACATTTGGTTCCTGATCTTTGAGTTTCTGGACAACATGACGAGCAGCACTTTGTACTCCACCTGTTTCGTAATCGGCATCGAGCTGGTGGGACCCAAGCGCCGGGTGCTGGCCTGCAGTGTCATCACCGTCTTCTATGCGGTGGGAGAGGTGGCGTTGGCCATGTTTGCCAAGGCCTTCCCCGACTGGCGTATTCTCCTGCGCATCACCTACATGCCCTCTCTGATACTGCTGGCCTACTTCTGGATCCTGCCGGAGAGCGTCCGTTGGCTGCTCAGCCAGGGCAAGGAGGACCGGGCCAAGGGCATCCTGCGTCGAGCGGCCAAGGTAAACAAGCGGAAGCTCTCGGATAGCTTGCTGGACAAGCTCATCCTGGCCAATCGGGACAAGCTGGAGCAGTCGGCGGAGAGCAGATTCCCGATTCGCGAGGCCTTCAAGAACTTCAAGTGGCGCATAGCCaactgctccttctgctggaTCGTCCATGTGCTGGTCTACTATGGACTCAGTCTGAATGTGGTGTTGCTCGATGGCAACAAGTACAACAATTTTGCCTACATTGCGCTCGTGGAGATTCCCGGCTtcttcctgccgctgctcatcATGGACCGCTTTGGCAGGCGCTTCTCCCTCTGCGGTCTTATGATATTCAGTGGCGTCTGCTGCATCGGCACCATTTTCGCTGGCGCAGATCAGCccgtgctgcagctggtgctcTTCCTGGTCGGCAAGCTGACCATCACGGCCAGTTTCCAGGTGCTCTACTTCTTCGCCTCGGAGATCTATCCAACGAATCTGAGAAACAGTCTGCTCAGCTTCTGCTCCATGATGGGCAGATTCGGCTCTATGCTGGCCCCCAAACGCCGCTTCTG GCCAAGTATTATGCCAGTGCTCCAGCCATGCTCTTTGCGGGCGCAGCCATACTGA